From Coregonus clupeaformis isolate EN_2021a unplaced genomic scaffold, ASM2061545v1 scaf0578, whole genome shotgun sequence, the proteins below share one genomic window:
- the LOC123485123 gene encoding proteasome subunit alpha type-1-like gives MFRNQYDNDVTVWSPQGRIHQIEYAMEAVKQGSATVGLKSRSHAVLVALKRAQSELAAHQKKILHVDSHIGISIAGLTADARLLCNFMRQECLDSRFVFDRPLPVSRLVTLIGSKTQIPTQRYGRRPYGVGLLIAGYDDMGPHIFQTCPSANYFDCKAMSIGARSQSARTYLERHMDAFFNCELNDLVQHGLRGLRETLPAEQDLTTKNVSIGIVGKDMEFTIYDDDDVASFLEGLEERPQRRVAQPDDEPAAEKPDEPMEL, from the exons ATG TTCCGCAACCAGTATGACAACGATGTCACAGTTTGGAGTCCACAG GGGCGTATTCATCAGATTGAATATGCTATGGAAGCAGTGAAACAAGGATCTGCCACAGTGGGTCTGAAATCTCGCAGTCATGCTGTACTTGTGGCTCTGAAG AGAGCTCAGTCAGAGTTGGCCGCCCATCAGAAGAAAATTCTACACGTCGACAGCCATATTGGCATCTCCATTGCTGGCCTCACTGCTGATGCAAGGCTACTCTG CAACTTTATGCGTCAGGAGTGCCTGGACTCCAGGTTTGTGTTTGATCGGCCTCTCCCTGTGTCCCGCTTGGTCACACTGATTGGAAGCA AAACCCAGATCCCTACACAGAGATATGGAAGAAGGCCTTATGGTGTGGGACTGCTCATCGCAGGATATGAT GATATGGGGCCACACATTTTCCAGACCTGCCCCTCTGCCAACTACTTTGATTGCAAGGCCATGTCCATAGGGGCCCGCTCCCAGTCTGCACGTACCTACCTGGAAAGACACATGGATGCTTTTTTCAACT GTGAACTGAATGACCTGGTTCAACATGGCCTACGGGGACTGAGGGAAACTCTACCTGCAGAACAAGATCTTACCACAAAG AATGTGTCCATCGGGATTGTTGGCAAGGACATGGAGTTCACCATTTACGATGATGACGATGTGGCATCATTCCTTGAAGGCCTTGAGGAGAGGCCACAGAGAAGG GTTGCCCAGCCAGATGACGAGCCGGCAGCAGAGAAGCCAGACGAGCCCATGGAGCTCTGA
- the LOC123485125 gene encoding cGMP-inhibited 3',5'-cyclic phosphodiesterase B-like translates to MAVREEGEVLHSKIRHHDGVANANNTESFRNGYVKSCVTPLKQDHQRGFLFNVCRFCNEDILNSKIFRISGLYLGAFAIFAVSLLISRSLQSDFSFWDLRTFLSGFSQSISPLFSIGCAFFFLTFYLRRKKRESNKCWLVSLPASCYLGDFLVLLFLQWGEDQHQMQMVGRLLFVLGCVGLLTLIPTLKLKHSVLILVFASVVWLVSFTSLSCLPALLRPVFACLAGVSGSLLSLCFDHYYPSREAPNRISSTEEKVPVIRPRRRSSCVSLGETSTSYYGSCKMPRRPSLPCISREQMILWDWDLKQWYKPQYQGAVSGNG, encoded by the coding sequence ATGGCTGTTCGCGAAGAAGGAGAGGTTTTGCACAGTAAAATCAGGCACCACGATGGGGTTGCCAATGCAAACAACACAGAGAGCTTCAGGAACGGCTATGTGAAGAGCTGCGTCACCCCTTTAAAACAAGACCATCAAAGGGGATTTTTGTTTAACGTCTGTAGGTTTTGCAATGAGGACATTCTGAATTCAAAAATATTTCGAATTTCTGGTCTATACCTGGGTGCATTCGCAATTTTTGCAGTTTCGTTGCTTATTTCCAGGAGCTTGCAAAGTGACTTCAGCTTTTGGGATTTGCGGACTTTTCTGTCGGGCTTCTCTCAGTCCATCAGCCCTCTCTTTAGCATAGGCTGTGCATTCTTCTTTTTGACTTTTTATCtaaggaggaaaaagagggaaagTAATAAATGTTGGCTTGTGTCACTGCCAGCATCATGTTACTTAGGGGATTTTTTGGTTTTGCTGTTTTTGCAGTGGGGAGAGGACCAACACCAGATGCAAATGGTGGGCAGGTTGTTATTCGTGTTGGGTTGTGTGGGTCTCCTAACACTGATCCCCACGTTGAAACTCAAACACAGTGTTCTGATCCTGGTGTTTGCCAGTGTTGTGTGGTTGGTGTCTTTCACCAGTCTGAGCTGTCTGCCTGCACTCCTGAGACCCGTGTTTGCGTGTTTGGCGGGTGTCTCAGGCTCGCTCTTGTCGCTCTGTTTTGACCATTATTACCCGTCGAGGGAAGCGCCAAACAGGATCTCCAGCACCGAGGAGAAAGTCCCTGTGATCAGACCCAGGAGAAGGTCAAGTTGTGTTTCTTTGGGGGAAACGTCGACCAGCTATTATGGCAGCTGTAAAATGCCTCGCAGACCTTCATTGCCGTGCATATCCAGAGAACAG